The region CACGCTCCGGCCCCCAGCGAGCTCCTGCATCTGCCCCCAGGCTCCCTCGCACGCCTACGAGTGCCCGTGGCACGCGTGTGGCCCCCTGCACACCCCGGGCACACGCTCCCGCGGCCCAGGCCGGCCGAGCGCCCCGAGCATCCCTCCACGCTCCCGGCTCACTCCCAGTGCGCTTGTGGGTCTAGGAGTGACACCCCCAGAGCTCCCCGTGCCCGGTGGGCTCCGGTGGGCGCGGGAAAGGCCTGGGCGAGTTTTGGGGTGATTTTGAGGACGATGGGAGTGGGGATTGGGGATGCAcatccctctcctttcccttccccggGGCACTGGAGCTGCCAGCCCCGggccagctgcagctgccccacCACCACCGTGTCCTTGTCGGTGTCGGTGTGGGTGTCCGTGCTCCCCCTGCCGGCAGCGGCCCCGGCGGGCCGGGAGGGGCGgtgcggagcggagcgggcggGTCCGGTCGCTGCATTCCGGGCATAGCAGCGCCCGGGGCCGGCCCCCGCTGCCGGCGGGACGCCCagagccgccgccgcgctccccgggcagcaccgccgccgccccgctccgccaTGCCCCGGTAAGtgccgccctccctcccccccccggggctcccACCGGCACCGGGACCCCGCCGGACCGGGAGCTCCGtgcggggccggctcggctcgccccggcggcgggggcggcggggggtcGGATCCTGCTCGCCTCCCCGTGGCTTCGTGCTCGGTCCCGCGGGGCTGCCTCGTCCCCCGTCCCCGGGCCGaggggcagcgccgggccccGGGGGAGGTCCGGGGTTCGTGGGGGAGCCAGCACCTGAGCCAGCACCGCCCCCGGTCCCGGCTCCCGGAGCCGGCCGCGGCCATGGGTGTGATGAAAGCGCCAGGACTCAGCCACGGCAGCGGGGAAGCTGCAGCCGCCCTCCTACACCGCTGCTGCCACGGCCTCTCTCCCGGCTGGCACGTCGCGGGTAGCCTGCCAGTGTGCTGAGCGGGattcctggaaaacaaaccCTTGTCGATCAGGGTCTGCGCTGTGTCCTGCCTGAGCCGGTTCCCAATTATCTCCTCTTTTTCCTCATGTAGGTGCCTTGGTGTGGCCGACTGCTGCTAGGGTCCCCAGGGACGCCCTTCTCGGGTGGAAACGTGGCTTTGCCGACAGTACGGGCGGAGATGAGGACAGCGGAGGACTCCAATGGGACGGTCCTGCACCGCCTGATCCAGGAGCAGCTGCGCTATGGGAACCTCACAGAGAACCGCACTCTACTGGCCATCCAGCAGCAGGCCCTGCGTGGcggtggtggtgctggtggtgccGGCAGCCCCCGCTCTTCCCTGGAGAGCCTCAGCCCGGAGGAGAGCCAAATGGTGCAGCAGTCCACGCGGCAGGAGCCCCAGGGCCAGGAGCACCACTCTGACCATGCGTACTTGGAGAACAGCATCTATCAGatctgccagccccagcacaaGGGCGAGGAGCTCCCGACCTATGAGGAGGCCAAGGCGCATTCCCAGTACTATGCCTCACAGCGGGGTGGGCAGCAGCCCAGAGGGGCCAGCCCAGGAATTCGGGGTGAAAATGGTCTACGCGGGGCCGAGAGCGGTGCCCGATGTACTGACGAGGGGCTGAAGGACCTGAAGCACGGCCACGTGCGGTCGCTGAGCGAGCGGCTGATGCGGATGTCGCTGGAGAGAAACGGAGCCAAAACGCAGAGCCCCATCAGCGCCTCCCACAGCTACCCCCAGCTCTCCCGCCACCACCAGCTTGCTGCTCTGCGAGGGCAGCACCTCGAGGAGCCAGAGCCACGGGGACCCCCCCCAGACTATCCCTACATCATCCCTTCCCAGGATGCTTACCTGGCTGAACCTCGACCCTGCTCCCAGGAAGGTCCTGGATTTCAGCATCCCGAAATCAGGTAACCTGTGACCCCTGGGCCCTGCTTTTGGGGTGCCCACCGGGTGCCTCCCAGCTGCGGTGCCCCAGGAGCAGCTGGGATGGATGCTTGGAAGATGCATAGATCAGTGGGGTGCCCATTGCCGAACCTTTCATCCTCATGGGGCTGTATCCGGCTCAGCCCACAAGGGTCTCTGAGGACCTCTCCggtcctctcctctccccagtttCCCCCAGCACAGTTGGGGTTTTCCAACTGGTGATGAAAATCCCTCTGCCTCTGCAGACCCTGCCCCCTTCCCATGTGCTGGGAGGAATTTGGGGTTAATTTAGGAACTGGAGCCAGCTCAGGAAACAGCTAAATTTAGTACAGGCATGGGGCAGAGTGGAAGGCAAACATGCTTCCTACTCTGTGGAAGCCCACACCGGTTTGCACCCAGTGCTGCAGGATTGCTGCCGAGCCAAGCCCGGGCTGGTGCAGGCAGTTAGCGGAGGCGATGAGcagcactgggcagctttccccttcccttcagcAGCTTGATGCATGTGGCAAAGCCCAGGTTGTCTCCAAGAGGGCCATGGAGAGGTCTGGGGAGCCCAGAGGTTCAGGTATTGCCTGGCATTTGGGGAGGGCTGGAAGCAACTTCTTCCAGCATGGAAAACAATAGGAAGAAGGGAATTGGAGATTCAATGGGAGGATGCATGCTGCTCCCAACCCTGCTGACCTATCTGGGCAGAGAGCGATAGCATCTCCAGCAGGAAAGCCTTCTCCTTCCAGGGAAcaaagaggggaaggggagccGTGAGGAAGATGTATTTATTCTTCCTTGCTCCTATATCATCCCGCAGGAATGCAGGCCCTTGGCGGGCAGCCcgcagcagagcagagccaggccGTGCACAGCCGCCCCGCTTGGGGTATTTGAGGTGGCTGTGGGATGTCGAGGAACTCAGAGCAGCTGTGcaaggggcagcagggctggccctgctcctcTGGATATAGTGAAGACTTATTAATAGTTTGGTGGTGAGGAGACATGTTAGGAGTTCTCGCTTTGcccagaaaacaaggaaaagggcagtgctgctggccTCCAAGGTGCATCCTTTGCTGAGCTGTCGTCCATCTGCAGCATGCCCAGCAACAGGGTGGGCCTGGGGGTTCTGGAAGCCCATCCTGACCCACCAGCCAGGTCCTGGAGTTGTCAGGTCACAGCACCCCTGCAAGATGGGGTTTATTTCATGTCTGAGGGTGCTCAGGGAAgcaccttttaaaaagcaaatacttcCTAGCTCTGAAAAGGAGGATAGGTGCTTCCCGgagcctccctcctcctgtgGGGTGACCCAGAAGCACTGGCATTCGGTTGGCCCATGTGTTTGGTGCAGTCAGTGGGACGCTGGAGATGCGGTTGGCTCTACCGCCCTGCCAAGCCCCTTGAGcagccctctcctccctccctgcagggtgCTGCCCACCCATGTCCCCACTGCTTTCCTGCCGCCGCCAGGCACCCTGTGCCCCAGCACACTGGGTCCCACCAGCGTGGAGGCACTGGTGAGTGCCCAGGCAGTCTCAGCTGGCAGCCGCCTGGCCCGGGCAGATGCAGTCCTGCGGGAAAATGAGAGGCTTCAGCGGGAAAGTGAGAAGCTGCGGCGGGAGCTGGAGAGCTGCACTGAGAAGGCGAGCCGCATCCAGAAGGTGAGCAAATGGCAGCAGCCCCATGGCCAGGGCTTCGTGTCCCCCCGCCTGGGGGGATGCTCAACCAGCTGCTGTGAAAATTCACCCCCTTTAGGGTTTTAatcccttctccccctccctccggCGGCTTGTTCCCCTCCAAGCAGCTGCATTTGGGCGGCATGGCAGCCGGCATGGGAGAGAAGGAGCCcattcccctccctctgcctgtcCCCCCCAACCCCAGACTGCCACAGAAAGCCCTTTGTGTGCCCGTGTACAAGGGGCAGCTGTTCCCTGCTGGCCGGGCTAGAGCAAAGCCAAGACCTGTGGAGGGACTCTCTgcaagaaaggcagaaaaaatcaAGTTTTCTCCCCAAAATGTGCACCGGGGGTCAGCCTGGGAGGTCCCATGGGTGCACTGAGCACCTCTGGCAGCTCAGATTGGGCTGAGCAACCCGAGTGAGCTTTGGCCAacatctccttttcctttcctcattcCACAAATATCTAACCCCGGCCTGTCCCTTCCTCCACCCCAGCTGGAGAGCGAGATCCAGCGCATCTCGGAGGATTACGAAAACCTTGTCAAGGCGTCTTCCAAGCGGGAAGCCTTGGAGAAAGCCATGAGGAACAAAAGAGATGGCGAGATGCGGCGGCTCCAGGACTTCAACCGGGACCTGAAAGGTGAGGGACCCTCTATGTCCCCATCCCCACGGGTGTTCTCCTTTCCCCGGTTTTTGCCCCGGGGTGTTTCCATGAGgagccaggctgctcctgcttcCTCTGGCCAAAATCTTGTATTTAAATCTTAATTGAGTTTAATTGCCTTTGGACCAGAGCGGTTGGAATCAGCAAACAAGCAGCTGGCCAGCAAGACCCAGGAAAGCCAAGAGAGCAACCAGGGCAGTGTGGCCAAACTCCTGGCACAGAGTAAGTCCCAGGGGACGCCCGTCCTTGCCCAGCTCCCCATGGTGGAAGCAGGCTGGTGGGGCTCAGTGTGCTCCctttctgctggaggaggcGGGTGGCGGGCGGCAGCTCTcacccttccctggggaggatGGAGCTGCTCTTGGCTCTGGACTCGAGCCATTAATCCTGGCCGGCCGGCGGCGTGACCCACATTCTCCACATTCCTGCCGCTGCGCTGGCTCTTCCAGCGCCGAGCCCGCACTCCCGCCCCATGCCAGCCTGgcccttttctccctcctccctcttctgCCTTGCAGCTGCACAGGCCTGggctttttttggggaaaatataCCTGAATCCATTATCTTAGCAGAGAGACACAGTGTTGGTGTTACATAGGAAGAATCGCATCCCCTTCCCTGAGGTGGCTGGATTCATGCCGGGTGGCTTTCATGAGCAAAAAGTTGGGCTGGAATGTGGCACTTTGAGGCTTTTGCTGTCTGCCCAAGTGACTGGGATGCCCCTGGCCCCCATGTATGTTGTGTGCTGGGGGAGGGATGGCATGGCCATGTTTGGGGGAGAAAAGAGCTCCTGTGGGGCTTCGTGAACCAGCCTTCAGGCAGTGAAGCCTCCTCGGCTGAGACTTGAGGGCTCTCTTGCAGGCTATGAGCACcagcaggagaaggagaagctggAGCGGGAGGTCTCCCTGCTGCGCAGCGCCAACGAGGACCAGCGGCGgcgggcagagctgctggagcaggcgtTGAGCAGCGCCCAGGCGCGGGCAGCCAAGGCAGAGGCTGAACTGCGGAAGAAGCGAGCCTACGTGGAGAAGGTGGAGcgcctgcaggcagccctgggccAGCTCCAGGCCGCCTGCGAGAAGCGGGAGCAGCTCGAGCTGCGGCTCCGCACCCgcctggagcaggagctgaagATGCTGCGGGCTCagcaggtgggtgctggggagacACAGTGGTGGGTGTCATCAAGATGTGGTGGGTGGTGCATCATCCCGCACCTCCTCATCCTCTccttttgggttatttttttgccactgcagaggcaggcaggtgcCGCAGGTGGGGGGATGCCAGAGCTGAGTGCCCACACACTCTCtgagcagctgagggaaaaggaggagaaaatccTGGCCCTGGAGGCTGACATGACAAAGTGGGAGCAGAAGTACCTGGAGGAGTGCACCATGCGGCAGTTTGCCATGGATGCTGCGGCCACCGCAGCCGCCCAGCGGGACACCACCCTTATCAGCCATTCCCCGCGGCACTCCCCCAACAGCAGCTTCAATGAGGACCTCCTTCTGGCCAGCCACAAGCACCAGGAGATGGAGAACAGGTAGGCCCACCTTGCCGATAAGCTTGTGCCATGGTCTGCCTGGGCAGTGCCTGCATCCTCCTCCCCTACCTCCAGCTCCTCTCTCAGATTCTgcctcttttcctctccaggTTAAAAGTCCTTCATGCCCAAATTCTGGAGAAAGATGCCATCATCAAGGTCCTGCAGCAGCGCTCGCGGAGGGACCCCAGCAAAGCCCTCCAGGGCTCCTTGCGGCCAGCCAAGTCTGTGCCCTCTGTCTTCgctgcctctgctgccctgAGCTGGCCAGGGGCTGGCCAGAGTGACCGGCTGGCCGAGGGCAGCTCCCGGGGTAGCACAGGTAAATAGAGGCACCTGCCCGTTCCCTGCCTTTGCTCAGTGGCAGGGAGTTGCCTGCAATTTCCCCTGCAGTTTTGGAAGTAGAGAGATTGGGGAGGGGGGATTTCTCCGGTGAGCTGTAAGGActggctggaggagctggtAATCCCTAACAGTGTTTCCTCCAGCAGGCAAAGCCACCACTGAAGGTGCAGCGGCACCCACtgccctccccctgccctcccactCCAAGCACGGCAGCAAGGATGGCAGCACGCAGACGGACGGGGTGGCCGAGAGCAGCGGCCAGGGCGAGGGCACTGAGTGCCCGACTGATTTGCTGGGTGAGTCTCCCGGTGGTGGCATAGGGGGGGAGCCGGGGATGCTCCAGCATGTGGGCTTGGCATCCAGGAGACAGGCTTTGCACAAGTATCAGTGgttttttaaggcattttaaaGGCCCCACTTGAGTCCGGTGGGTTTAAATCTCTAAAATCActtcttgcatttttatttttaaggtgcagaactttttttttaatgccttggCAGGAGGCTGGACCAACAGTTTTCTTGCTGCCGGACCTTTGGTGGGGTGGGTGCCGTACCGATGCTCTTCACCTCCCCTCCAgctctctccttctttctctgcagagagCTCGGCCACTGACAGAGCCCCGGACCTGTCTGACATGGTGGAGATCCTGATTTAAGGCCACCAAGGGGCCGCACACTGGCCCCTCCACCCTCCTTGCCTGCTGCACAGGCAGAGCCAAGCTGCCTGCGCACCTGCCCAGGATGGAGGAGCCTGCGGGAAGGAGGACCGAGCCTGGAGCTCAGCAGCGTCCCCGCGGCTGGTCTCAGTGGGTAACCCCCATGCGTGAGAGGGCCACCGTCCCCGCTGGGCACCCACATGGGTCCACAGCTGCGCGGGGCGCACTGGAGCCCAGGGACCCCGCAGTGATGACGAGGCCTTGTGACCCCCCTGTAAATACACCCAGGTTTTGTATGATGGGAGGAAATGTTTTCATCATTTCAGCATCTTCTCCTTCCCAAGGCGGGGGGGCTTcttcccatcccctcccttgtcagctccatccccatcccacctcTGGCTCTTGGCCATCTGCACCCACCCAGGTGCTTGGCCTTCGATTGGAAAATCCCTCTCTGTTTGCCTGAACTGTACCCACAAGCCGATATCTCTGTGTGAGGGCAGAGCTTGGGGGGATCCTCCATGGGTCCCATCAACCACCCCGATCCATGTCGCCAAGCCGAGTGCTGGGAGCCCCAAACCTCCATCAGCTGCATCTATCACCTGCATCCTGCCTCTGAGATTTTATCACAGGCTGGCAAGGCTCTTGGGATGGGGTGGTGttgaagcaaaagagaaaatgataATCAAGGGAATTAATCTGGAGAAGAAAACCCCTTGAAACCAGAGGTGAAATGCTCAGAGTGAACCAAGGAGGGTTGATGGAGGCGGTGCGATGCACGGCCCCTCCCGTGGCTTCATCCCATCATCACAGCCCCCGGCTACTGGCAGCTGGCTTCTGCCTGTAGCCAGTGCCGATGTCTCGCTCCTCCGAGCTCAGACACTTCCCATCCTTGCCCTtgttgtgtgtatatatttatatatatacatatttttctttctttcttctttaaacattTGTGCATTTGCTGGAcaactgcattttttatttttctctcccagacACGTAAAAAATGCGTTCGGTTCTCGTGCATTGTTTACAaagtggaaaacaaacaaacaaaaaattatgaaagaggaaaaaaaaaccccacaacttaatatattttatattaatattggtatttctttttaagtatttttttcatgctgtgaacttttttttcctgccaaagACGATGAGTTCTTGTTTGTGCGTTTTAAGTTATCTTAAGTATTTAAACGTAAACCTGGCTGTTTCGTTATGCCGCCCTATACCGAGATTGCTGTAGCATTCCACTTGgtataacaatattttaataaaaaaacccaaatattgaCCCACGGGTACTCTTTTTTTCTCGTGTGATGGGGCGAGATGGAGGTGCTGCCAGGGGGAAGGGGTTTAGGGGTGAAATGCTGcccttcccagctccccaggacAGTGATTTGGGGTGCAGCTGcatgggagaggggaaaaaaacgcTCAAGAGCATCTCTGCATTCCCTGAAATCCCATTGGGATCCCATTTCCCCCACCTTGATGGAGGAAAAGGATGGAGTTGCCTAGAAATGTAGTTTCCTTCCTGCATGTGGTGCTCCAGTAAATCCATCCTGGTGGgattctcctcctccttgttGCAAGACCCATTCCTGCCCTCCTAAGCCTCTGCTTAGGAGTCCCTCTGCTAGGGACTTCTCAATGGCATCTCCAAACACAGCTGCTGGACTTCCCTGGTCCCCAGCCTTTGACAGCCACCTCCAAGCCCTTCCCACTCCACTCAGACCCTTCATCTTCTGGAAGACCAGATGTTCTCCTGGTGTTCAAGCCAGGGTTGCCTTAAGTCTTCCACAGCCACACcgtgctgcctcccagcccttcccctctgatttttttgtttgctgctcTCATTTGACTGCCATTTTTAATAGCTGTCGCATTAATGCTTCCCAGGGAGCGTCCCCAGGGACTCTGCTCTGGCTGCTtgggtgctggcagcctggCTGGAGCCATCACCAGCTGGGCTGGGGTTTTCCCTTTTGTGCATCACTTGGCATTTattggcaggtttttttttttatcctgctgTCGCTGGGGAGGGGATCTTGTGCAAGTCTCTGCAATGGGCTTTAGCTTGGATTATGCAGAACAATGGCATAAGAAACCAGTTTTGCTGCCAACTCCTCCCTGGAAGGAGGCTTAGGATTCCATTGAGGCCGGTCTTGGTGGGACCATGATGCTGAACATAGGCTCAGCTCTACCCTTCCCACCCAGGAATCTCGATGGAGTGTGGCTGAAAATTTGGGGCTTCCTGTGGCCATGGGACAGGTTGCCATCCCTTCAAGAGCTGGTTAGAGAGACACGGAGCAATGGAAAGCTCAGAGTTGGGCTCCTCCTTCCACCCATGGCTGTTCCTGGGTTTTGCAAGCAGGGAAacaagcccccccccccatgcaCAGGGCACGTCTGAAGGGGACCCTTCTGCCCTCCCTGGAATGGGGCCAGCAATGGGAGGACTGGGTGGGAAGCTCAtggggagctgctggtgctgggaatATGTTGGAGGGGGGGTCCCATGGCCCCTGGCCAGGGGCCGTACCTgtcctgcctcccccagctcccGCTGCCCCAGAGCTATAGGCAGCCGCCTGGGAAGGCTTGCAGCATTCCTGGCATACCGCAGCTTTCACGCCCCATGCTTTATTTACTCGAATCCGGATGCGGAGCAGCCTTGTGGCTGGTCAGGCTGTTTGCAGGCAGCTTTCCGGGTCCAGGGATTCAGGGGATGGGCTGCTGTTGAGAGCTTTCCCCACTGCTTGGTCATCCTCCGTCCTGCCCATCACCCTGTGGACCCCCATCCGCAGGGCTTTCACAGTCTCCAGGAGCCAGAAAATGGGGGAGTGCAGCCCTGTATGAGCAAGGCAGCagagaagcattaaaaaatggGAATGGAGAGGAAAACCCCAAAGCCCATCTTTGAATGTGGGAGTCGGGCCATGGGGAGAGGATGCCTGAGCCTGGCAGGTTGGGGCAGGAGGTCACGGCTCTTCCTGCTACACCCCcagggatgcagcagcagcacctggatTAGTTTATTTTGGTAGGGTTGCTTTTCAGCCAGAGCAACAGCTCAATGGAGCTCCATGCCTTGGCACAAGGAAGGTTGGTGTGGGTGTGTGTCATCACCTGCTTTATCACTCAGTTGTCACAGGCTTTTCCCTCCGCTCTTCCCATACCGTCTCACAGGGTTTCACCATCAGCATTGCTCAGACCTGCAGTACTTTATCACACATGGGTCCTGCTCAGACTAGGACATGTTCCTGTCACCATGATGTAGTTGCCGGTGACTCTTTTGCTGTTTCAGTTGAAATACCGTGCAGGAACCAaattcctgctcctgctcccatcCCCATGTCTATGATCTCTGTGTCCTTGATCCTTCTGCTCCAgcatccctgcctccctgtgTCTTTGACCCTTGCATTCCTGTGTCCCTGCAACCCTGCATCCTTGCACCCCTGTGTCTTGCATCCCTGTGTCCTCAGTCCTTGCATCTCTGCATCCCCATGTCCTTGATCTCTGCATTGCTGTGTTCCTGTATCCCTGTGTCCACAACCCTTGCATCCTCACATCCCTGCATCCCCGTGTCCCCATG is a window of Phalacrocorax aristotelis chromosome 7, bGulAri2.1, whole genome shotgun sequence DNA encoding:
- the AMOTL2 gene encoding angiomotin-like protein 2 isoform X1 — protein: MRTAEDSNGTVLHRLIQEQLRYGNLTENRTLLAIQQQALRGGGGAGGAGSPRSSLESLSPEESQMVQQSTRQEPQGQEHHSDHAYLENSIYQICQPQHKGEELPTYEEAKAHSQYYASQRGGQQPRGASPGIRGENGLRGAESGARCTDEGLKDLKHGHVRSLSERLMRMSLERNGAKTQSPISASHSYPQLSRHHQLAALRGQHLEEPEPRGPPPDYPYIIPSQDAYLAEPRPCSQEGPGFQHPEIRVLPTHVPTAFLPPPGTLCPSTLGPTSVEALVSAQAVSAGSRLARADAVLRENERLQRESEKLRRELESCTEKASRIQKLESEIQRISEDYENLVKASSKREALEKAMRNKRDGEMRRLQDFNRDLKERLESANKQLASKTQESQESNQGSVAKLLAQSYEHQQEKEKLEREVSLLRSANEDQRRRAELLEQALSSAQARAAKAEAELRKKRAYVEKVERLQAALGQLQAACEKREQLELRLRTRLEQELKMLRAQQRQAGAAGGGMPELSAHTLSEQLREKEEKILALEADMTKWEQKYLEECTMRQFAMDAAATAAAQRDTTLISHSPRHSPNSSFNEDLLLASHKHQEMENRLKVLHAQILEKDAIIKVLQQRSRRDPSKALQGSLRPAKSVPSVFAASAALSWPGAGQSDRLAEGSSRGSTAGKATTEGAAAPTALPLPSHSKHGSKDGSTQTDGVAESSGQGEGTECPTDLLESSATDRAPDLSDMVEILI
- the AMOTL2 gene encoding angiomotin-like protein 2 isoform X2, which encodes MRTAEDSNGTVLHRLIQEQLRYGNLTENRTLLAIQQQALRGGGGAGGAGSPRSSLESLSPEESQMVQQSTRQEPQGQEHHSDHAYLENSIYQICQPQHKGEELPTYEEAKAHSQYYASQRGGQQPRGASPGIRGENGLRGAESGARCTDEGLKDLKHGHVRSLSERLMRMSLERNGAKTQSPISASHSYPQLSRHHQLAALRGQHLEEPEPRGPPPDYPYIIPSQDAYLAEPRPCSQEGPGFQHPEIRVLPTHVPTAFLPPPGTLCPSTLGPTSVEALVSAQAVSAGSRLARADAVLRENERLQRESEKLRRELESCTEKASRIQKLESEIQRISEDYENLVKASSKREALEKAMRNKRDGEMRRLQDFNRDLKERLESANKQLASKTQESQESNQGSVAKLLAQSYEHQQEKEKLEREVSLLRSANEDQRRRAELLEQALSSAQARAAKAEAELRKKRAYVEKVERLQAALGQLQAACEKREQLELRLRTRLEQELKMLRAQQRQAGAAGGGMPELSAHTLSEQLREKEEKILALEADMTKWEQKYLEECTMRQFAMDAAATAAAQRDTTLISHSPRHSPNSSFNEDLLLASHKHQEMENRLKVLHAQILEKDAIIKVLQQRSRRDPSKALQGSLRPAKSVPSVFAASAALSWPGAGQSDRLAEGSSRGSTGKATTEGAAAPTALPLPSHSKHGSKDGSTQTDGVAESSGQGEGTECPTDLLESSATDRAPDLSDMVEILI